cttgtgcaacaagcaattgtataaatatgtatacatatattggatctaacatgtatttcaacatatttaacatgtactggactacctgccagctaggggaggggggtgggggaaaggaggggaaaatttggaataaaagctTTTGCAACAGTCAACATTGGAAAAATTACtgatgcatatgttttgtgaacaaaaagctttaatttgaagaagaagaagaagaagaagaagaagaagaagaagaagaagaagaagaagaagaagaagaagaagaagaagaagaagaagaagaagaagaagaagaagaagaagaagaagaagaagaagaagagaagaagaagaagaagaagaagaagaagaagaagaagaagaagaagaagaagaagaagaagaagaagaagagaagaagaagaagaagaagaagaagaagaagaagaagacgaagaagaagaagaagaagaagaagaagaagaagaagacgaagaagaagaagaagaagaagaagaagaagaagaagaagaagaagaagaagaagaagaagaagaagaagaagaagaagaagaagaagaagaagaagaagaagaagaagaagagagaagaagaagaagaaggaagaagaagaagaagaagaagaaagaagaagaagaagaagaagaagaagaagaagaagaagaagaagaagaagaagaagaagaagaagaagaagaagaagaagaagaagaagaagaagaagaagaagtgtcCTGGAGGTGGCATTTCCTGAATCCCAAGCAAGAGCCTGGAATTTGTCCCCATCTGGTGGACAGCCATTGCAAAGAGCAAACTGTGGCAGCCTGCTCTATTAGCAAGAAATAAAGCTATTTCtgggaaaaagaaacagaaagttgAGCTTCTCCCTTGATCCATAAGCCAAAAGAACCAAGCACTGGAAGCACACTGAAGCCTGAATATATGGGAGGAATCCAGAGCCAAGCTGAGTTCCTTTTCCTATGTTTCTTTGATTCTCGACTATTTCTGTGGCCCCACTACCTTCCCACTCACAGATTTTTAAACTTAATCAACCACTAGGCAAATATGGCTCTAAACCCAACTGATCAACTGTGGGCTGGGGCCTTCCTACTAGAAATGAGCAGGGATCAGGGATTGGAGAAGGAGGCAGAAAGGGCTGCCTGGTCTGGACTTCAGGCCCCTCATTCCAAAGTAGATTCAAGGAGCCATTCTTGGGGACTGGAGGCTGTTGAAGGTTGACCATGGTGGGAACTTTTCCAAACCCAAGAAATATGCACAGCAATGGAAATGGGTATTTCTGACAACAGCAAAGAGAGGAGAAGTTCAAAAGTAGGAGATCTGGCTGAACTGGAGAGCTGAGAGGACACATGTGAAGCCTTTCCTTCGGGTCACTACCACACTGAATATAAAAGTATGAGTGTGGGGTGGGCATTAGTTTCTATGGAAAGAGACTTTCAATTCATTTCATGTTTGTTCTTCTTGGGATTGTAGTTGCCATTGAGAGGCAAAACCAGGATTGGATTAATGGAAACTCTCTCTGGAGAGTAATTCTGTATGAAAAGAGGAGAACTGGGTCTGCAATAATTGTGTCCTGAGTAAATTAAATTTTGCAGTGGAGCTGGGGGAGAGGATCTGTCTGAAAGTCATCAGTCATCATACTGGCTGCTTCCCAGAGGTACAGACAGCTCTGGAGCAGGGGGTGCAGATGGGAGAAGTTCCCTAGTCTAATGATGTTCCTTTACATAGCTCTTTCTACAGGACTTGTGCTTGGACACTGGGGGATTTTCCCCATGGATTGAGGGCTTATGGAAGATGAGCAGGAAAAAGTAGGGTGGTTGCCAATAATCTGTATTCACTGCCACCATTCAGGAACTGGGGAAGGGGCAGTTCTGGGCTTATCAAGGACCCAGAGGATCGAGCTCCTCCTATTCCCCAGTAGCTCTCTTCATAGTCAGTTTTACCCAAAATTATACATCAGTCTAtagtctatcagttctttctatgggTGGAGGTGATATTTTCCATTATAGATCTTCAGATTtcttttggatcattgtgttcctaagaatagctaagttacTCATTATACAATATGTTCACAGTTTCTGGATGTGCTCACTTTGTTTTGCCTTAGTTCACAAAAGTCTCCAGGTTTTCCTGAGACCTTCTTGATTATCATATCCTATAGAACAATAGAATTCAATCACagtcatgtaccacaacttgttcagagaCTCCTCAGTTCATGGGCATTctctcaacttccaattctttttcactttaaacaagtgctgctataaaaattttgtCCCTCCTTTCCCAAACTGTTGATTCTCTTTTCAAGTGTAGTGACTGCTGATCCTCCACTTGTGGGCTACCACAGAGAAAAATTGTGGCTCCCCAAGCTCTGGCTGGGAAACCAAAGTGGAAAAATACCTTATGAATTGAGAATCTGAGACATGGGGAGTGACACGAGTTCTGTGTCTATGGCCAAGACTTCTTGGAGCAAACCATGCCTCTGGAGTGTGACCCCTGAACCTCATTTCCTGCCCCACTCCTGGCTCCATGCTTTCCCATACAGGGCATTTCAGCCCCTACCTGCCAATACTGTTGGTGCATAGTCCTAGACCATAGTAATTCTCCAGACCATATGGCTCTGAGATGAGCTTTACTGACAACAATCAGGGCATGTCCTAGTGCTCTTGTCTCTAGAAGCTTGGTCCCTCCCCACTCTGGGGGGAGTCGAAGGTCTCTCACACTCCCCACTCCCATCCCTCTACCCTTTGTCCTCACCTGCCCCCCCCCGCCTCCTCCCAACCACTCCCCATGCTCCCTTGTGAAGTTCTTTAAGAAAGTTGTTCCTGATTCTCACTACCACCCTTTGATTCTGGGGCAGGACTGGTGGAGATTTTTATCTTTCCTAGCACCTCAATGCTCCTTGTCTTCACACCACCTATCAACTTATTCACCCTTTCCCAAACCAAAAGAACTACCCCAAAACTCCCACTGTCCTGCCAAACTAAGCTAAGGATGCTAGGCTACTGGCCTCCAAATCTCACATATGCAGGCTCACATACATTCATTGCTTCTTCTTTTCACCATTACCTTTTctggttcagtcattttccatatctgtctgactcttcatgaccccatttgggattttctctgcaaagatgctggagtggtttgtcatttccttctctacttcatttttacagattaggaaactgagtcaggcttaagtgacttgtccaatactTTCACTGTTTGTAGCACTTGAGTTTCCCTCTCTCCCATCAACCAGGAACACACCCTTTTTGTAATTCCAGCTTGAACCAGAGAGTTACCAAGAAATAAGGTCCCAGACCTCAGCCTTTTCCCCAACTTCCTCTGTCCTCTGCTGGCCTTCCCACTTCTCCTGCTCTGTGTGACCCTTTCTTCCTCTTAGAAATTAGGAAGACATTTTCCCTACAGAGAATTAAGAGCATCTCAAGGGTTGAAGAAGTCCATAGATCAACTTGTACCAGAGAGTAGAGACTAGATGAGCACATGGTTAAGATGTAGAAGGGATTATTGTTCAGATAGGAATTGGAGTGGATACCTAAGAATCTTAAGTCTATGATTCTGAATTATAAGCCCCAAACAACAGCATCCATGTCTACAAGTGAACCTACCATTTTCTCTCCTCAGTCATTCAaacagaagagggaaggagggggagaaataGTCTTGGACCCAAAGCATACATCAGGTGGCTAAGTGGGGCTGTGGATATGGTgccacaactgaacaacaaaagcatATGACTTCTTCTTGCTTAAGCCAAgcatttgtcattgttgttttttaattgtgtttggCACACAATTCAtgacacacagctagtgtctgtggccagatttgaactcaggaagatgaatcttcctgactccagtcctggcaCCCTAGCTACTTTGACACTTAGATTTCTTAGTTTATTTCTAGACATTTTTCAGTTGTTAGTAGTACTCAATATCTTATTAAAAGAATCACAAAACTAGAGTTAGAGGTCACCTTAAtagtgtgagggatgtagaagacccttatccaaaatgattactcagagatcactaagtagaaggcagaaaagttgtttattaaaaacctctggaggatgagctgtcccatcacaagataagaaagagaaagctcacgGTAGGAGAGCTAAAGAAGTAGTagagatacacagcttttatacaagagattagaTCAcgagtaagagagcattgagaaaggaagggggaggcatctaattggttgttgctatttggacagattggaatggaaggtttctgtttccccaaaatctcctgatttctaggaaacagaaaaccaggtcttcaggcttaatcaagcagatagtaaatatcaataaatgtcaactacttaaatgtcatcagctcaggttaagtaaatatgtttatagatggccaaggctcaagtaaatatgagcctgcacatattatacaagTCATAGGggaaacagaaataatgaaaataaaatacagaaaaagaattcatacattcctgttcttcaccttctctctctctattccacacaataGCCATATAATCCAACTTATCCCTACCTCCCCCACCTCacaaatttccttttattctccttttttaaGTCTAATTCTATCTTTCCCATAGGATAGGCAGTGGCAAAATCGATAAAGTggcagacctggagtcaggaaaacttgggttcaaatgtggTTTTGGactcttcctagctatgtgatcctgtacaagtcacttgattctgcttgcctcaatttctcatctgaaaaatgagttagagaaggaaatggccaactattttagtatctttcccaataaaatagaaaatgggacatggacatgactaaacaacaacaacaacaactttgtcgcataaatttttataataacttttattaTGTCTTCAGAAAATCTGGCTTTTTTGGTGGCTGCTAatgttttttccaatttattttccccctcattttttcaagttttttttttttaattaaagctttttatttttcaaaacatatacgtggacaattcttcaacaataGCCTTGCTTTATACAATtatgccacacacacacacacacacacacacacacacacaaatcgaatcaaaccagtttaaaaaaaaaaagaagcaaaatacaatgcaagcaaacaacaacaaaaagaacgaaaatgctatgttgtgaactacactcagttcccatagttctctttctgggtgtagctggttctcttcatgactgaacaattggaactggtttaaatcatctcattgttgaagagagccacgtccattagaattaatcattatatatattataaatcccTGTGTCCATTTCTATCTGAGTCTGAAGCAGGTTCCCTTCAGCCAGCCGTTGTTGTATCACTACAAGGCATCCTCCAGAAAGTGTCTTCCACTTACAGGTTTATTCATCTAGAACCTGAGGCCTGGCTGACAGCCTCTTGGCCAGGAAAGAGAGAACTTGGGGAGAGACGGACAAGCTCAGAGGAAGCCTGGATCTCCACGGTGCCTGTGCCTAATGACCCCCTTCCAGTCCTGCCCACCTGAAGCCTTCTTCCTCCAGACCACAACTCCAGCAATGACCgcagtgaggaggaggagggcagcAGCAAGGACCCCCATAATGATCCAGGGGGATGAGGACTCTGGCtctgaaatggaaaagggagCTGAAAGGCTGGGATCCTCTCTGGCCTGAGATTCACTGACCCTTCCCTCACTCCCCCTGCAGCTccccctccctctgctccctctgGGAGGTGGGAATGGCCATCCCCCAGCCCCCCTCACGATCCTTACCCCATTTCAGGGTGAGGGGCTCAGGCAGGCCCTCGTGCTGAACTCGGCAGCTATATTTCCCTTCCTGGCCCGAGGTCACCCCCACAGCCGCCCACTTCTGGAAGGTGCCATCTCCAGCAGGCCTGGTCTCAATGAACTCTGTGTCCTGGTGCTGTTCCTCCCCATCCCTCAGCCAGGTCAGAGAGATCTCCGAGGGGTAAAAGTCCTGGGACCGGCACTGCAGGGTCACCTTACCATCAGGATGGCTATGATGAGTAATTCGAACAGAGGGAGGAACTACAGAAGAAAGATTAGAGGAAAGGTTACAAGGGACTCCCTTCTTCAAAGGCTAGGGTCTACTATAGGGTAACAAAAATTATACTGTACATTTGAAGAAGAATACAAATCTCCTGAAGCCGTGAGGGAAACAAAAAAGTGTAGCTGGTCCCATTTCAGAGAGAGGGATGCCTGGTCCCATCCCTCCTTTGTTTATATACAGGTTGGGACCAAGAACGTGTAGAATTCCTGAGTCAGAAATtttagggggagggagagaagaggaacaaTGAGACACAGAGGATAAGAGCTGAAGTTAAGTTAGGCTGTCCACCTCAACCTAGATTGAAATTGTAATGAAGGGGACAAATTCTTCCTGGTCAGGAAATTATTTCTCTCCTTGAGGCAGCAGTTCTTCTGTGACTTCTTTGCACCCTAAGCCAAGCCTCAAACAATCTAAATTGAGGCTggattgatttattatttctatagatAACGGCTTTTATCTCCAACTTCTTCAGTTCTACAGATTCCGGGTCCCATGGAAGGACCTAAAGAATAGAGTTAAAAGGTCTCACGGGCTCGTGGGGTAAGCTAACATCGGGCTCACACACTCAATGATTCAGCCCAATCTCCATCCCTATCCCCCCGCAGCTGCTGGACAAGATCCCTCTTACTAGAGGCAGACAAGAAGAATTCAGGCTCCACCTCGCGCCCCTCCTCCATCTCTAGGGGATGTAAGAGGTAGAGGGTAGGCTTAGCCAGAGCCCAAACAAGCTGTACCTGCCCGGAGCAGTTTCTCCTTCCCGAACGCCAGGTACTTGCGCAGCCAGTAAACGCACTTCTCCTCCAGATACGCTTTCTGTCTCTGGGCGATGCTGCGCTCCGCCTCCCACTTGAGCTTGGAGTTAACAGCCGTGGGCTCTGCCGCGGTCCAACTCAGAGTTGTCAGATCCAGGGATATATAGTCGAGCCCATTGTAGGCGAATTGCTCAAACCCCCTCTTGAAGATCCAGTCGTAAGTCACCTCGCAGCCGACCAGGCGCTGATAAGTGTGAACTTTGGGCCAGACCCAGAATATTGAGTCAGTCCGCTTACACACGCCATCGGACCCAATCCTCTCCCAACTTTAAGAGGCTGATCTGAGAGGTGGCCTTCAGGAGCGTGCATGCCCCTCCCGATCTATCTCCTACCGGCCCCACCATCTCCCCGGTCTGAAGACCATATCTGGGCCGCCATAACCAGAGATCCCCTCACCCTGCCTCACTCACCTCCCTCGCTCTGATTGTAATAGATCTGCAGATTCTTCAGGCCCACTTGGAAAGTGCGCGCAGTCTCCCAGATGACACGTGAGTTCCTCTCCCAGTAATTCTGGTCACTCGTGTCCAACCACTTCACCATAGGCTCCTCCCACAGACTCGTGCTATCGCTGTCGAAGCGAACGAATGCCTGATCGTCCACGTAGCCCACGGAAATGAACCTCGGCTTTGTGAGCCCGGGCTGAGACATGGAAGTTTGGAAATACCTCAGAGAGTGAACTCCTAAGGACAAAGACAGTGACCATGATTATCCTCCCAGGCCCAAGGATTCAGGTCCGGCCTCGGAAGCAAAGACCCAAAACTCATTCCAGCGTGGAATCCTTGCAGCCGCCCCTGCCGCTGCcacctttctctttcatttcttctacttttccctATCCAATCTTTCTCGGCTCCCCTGAAACTTCTCCCACTACCAGATTGAAGCCATTGTCTATTTTGAACATCCTACTCCCTCCCTTATATGGtccagaatttttttccctcctgaggcaactgggttaagtgacttacccagggtcacacagctaggaagtgttacgtgcctaagactaaatttgaactcaagtcctcctgacttcagggctagtgctcgaTCCACTGCGCTCCTTAGCTGCCCCTGCATCTAAACTTTCAAAACTACTCACAAGTACCCTGAATTCCAAAGTTTCTGTTTCCTGTAAACCCCCTTTTTAGCCTCCAAATACGATCCCATCTTTTTCATCCCTTTCCTGTACTCTTCTTCCCAATCCTCCTAATCATACCCTTCCCCCAGTCCTCTTGTCTCCAGTTTTTCCCCCAtccacctcccccccccaccctctCTAGGGATCTTCCTTCCTAAGCTTGCCGTTCCCCTTTCTatactgatgaggagtaaatgatgagtagtaaattgtggtctaaacaaagatggttctgttccttttctctctctccttccttccccaaagtaaccaagggccgtttgggcagcaaaggaatttgctacttaatgctgtatggaaacatagtctttattgattagaatggaaacacggATAGCccgtgggcaaaatggctgcatggcaCAAGGCCCATTTTACAAAGAGAAGATCcccgagttctctcttttatgcagtgatgtaaataagataaggactctcttgttatcttttggggacagacagaagtctcttcccaaaaaggaatttcctgatgccatttggtctatcggAGCAGagtagaatgggggctgtaaaaccctggccagctcagatagcccaaactagtttcaccagatcttgtatcaaaggtccaagtcccaaaagaagttggagatcaaacaaagaataccaaagggctaccgccctcaacaatacCAGACTCCTCGACTCTGCTAGCTAGCTTTGTCCCCAACTTCCCCAAGCCTTCAACCCATCACCTGTACCTCAAACTTGTTCTAAATATTCCCAAATTAAGAGACAGTACAtgtaggcacacacacacacacacacacacacacacacacacacacacacacacacacacacacacacacaccagctaGGTACTTAGCCCCTAAGTAACTCACTCTCCGCCCCCTGGTTAGAACAAACCGAACCTGAGCATTAGGAAATCTTTCCATAGAGCTCAAGATGGGTTATGGGAGGTGAGAAAAAACCCTTTTCCCAAAAGAAGCAGCTTCGAGTCAATCTGCCCAGTCACCAAACAACAGTTTAATTCTATTAACCGTATTCGtttgtaaaacgagctggagaaggaaatggcaaattactcccgaatctttaaaaaaaaaaaaaaaaaaaaaaaaaacctcaaatggggtcatgaagagtcagacacgactgcaAAATGAATGAACGATAACAACATTCTTTACTCACCTGCCTTGATCTGTGGCAGGGCCACAGCCATCAACAAAAAGGAGAGCTCCAAAGGTTTCATATTAGAGAACAAGACGCTCTATGTTAGAGTAGTAAACAGGAAATAACCTAGTCAGTTCGTGACAAGTTGCCATCCAATGGCAGCTAGAGAaagcaaccaaaaaaaacaaaactgaaactggtctttttgatctcttttcttttttttcttttttctttctcccttctcccttcttccctctccctcttcctctccttctccttctccctctcccttttcttctccctctccctctctctctcattcctgtGTGGAATCCTTGCAGCCGCCCCCAGGCTGCCACCTTTCTCTTTCACGATACCCCTAAAGCTATGTAATTGTGCAAATCCTTTGACCCAGATATACCACCACCagctctatcccaaagagatcagagaaaaaagaaaagggtccatatgattattttatttatatttgtttatttttattttaaattaatttatagcagctctttctgaaGTGGCAAAAAATTACAACCTGAAGGATGGCTAtcaaatggctgaacaagttattatatatgtgttaatgtgatggaatactaataTGCTGAAAGTATGAAGCATTTTCAAACCTGCTaagacttaaataaactgatacaaagtgaagtaaacaggaccaggaaaaaattccatagtaatagcaatgttgcaaagataatcaactatgaaaactAAATAACTTTTAACGGtaacacaattccaaaggacacaTGATGAAATATAGTATCCATTTCTGGTGATGAACTAAATTGCAGTTTggagtatattttttcttttatttttcttgggttttttgcttggtttgttttggttttgaaaCATACCtaatatgaaatgttttataCAACTAATGTATATTGAGTATTTCATTTGTTGCCTTTTTATTGGGTGTGGGAAGTGGTAGAATatagaagagaatttgaaactggaaatttttaaaacattaatttttaaaaatatctcttaaaaaaattaaatagcattttattttttccaattaaatgtaatctttcaacattcatttttgtaagattttgagttccaaacagttttctttctccctcctaaaTCTAccacctccccaagacagcaagtaaactgatatagattatatatgtacaatcattcaaaatattttttcatattagttatgttgtaaaagaaaaatcagaatataatagaaaaactacaacaaagaaaaagaaaacaaaaaagatga
The Sminthopsis crassicaudata isolate SCR6 chromosome 4, ASM4859323v1, whole genome shotgun sequence genome window above contains:
- the LOC141566489 gene encoding BOLA class I histocompatibility antigen, alpha chain BL3-7-like isoform X1, translated to MKPLELSFLLMAVALPQIKAGVHSLRYFQTSMSQPGLTKPRFISVGYVDDQAFVRFDSDSTSLWEEPMVKWLDTSDQNYWERNSRVIWETARTFQVGLKNLQIYYNQSEGVHTYQRLVGCEVTYDWIFKRGFEQFAYNGLDYISLDLTTLSWTAAEPTAVNSKLKWEAERSIAQRQKAYLEEKCVYWLRKYLAFGKEKLLRAVPPSVRITHHSHPDGKVTLQCRSQDFYPSEISLTWLRDGEEQHQDTEFIETRPAGDGTFQKWAAVGVTSGQEGKYSCRVQHEGLPEPLTLKWAPFSISEPESSSPWIIMGVLAAALLLLTAVIAGVVVWRKKASGGQDWKGVIRHRHRGDPGFL
- the LOC141566489 gene encoding BOLA class I histocompatibility antigen, alpha chain BL3-7-like isoform X2 encodes the protein MKPLELSFLLMAVALPQIKAGVHSLRYFQTSMSQPGLTKPRFISVGYVDDQAFVRFDSDSTSLWEEPMVKWLDTSDQNYWERNSRVIWETARTFQVGLKNLQIYYNQSEGVHTYQRLVGCEVTYDWIFKRGFEQFAYNGLDYISLDLTTLSWTAAEPTAVNSKLKWEAERSIAQRQKAYLEEKCVYWLRKYLAFGKEKLLRAVPPSVRITHHSHPDGKVTLQCRSQDFYPSEISLTWLRDGEEQHQDTEFIETRPAGDGTFQKWAAVGVTSGQEGKYSCRVQHEGLPEPLTLKWEPESSSPWIIMGVLAAALLLLTAVIAGVVVWRKKASGGQDWKGVIRHRHRGDPGFL